The following is a genomic window from Thermodesulfovibrionales bacterium.
AAGATGGGTTATGCACAGTATCTGTCTGTTTTTTGAGAGTTTTTTCAGTCTCTGCCCGACCTTATCTGCTACAGTACCGCCAATGCCAGCATCAACTTCGTCAAAGATTAATACAGGTATTCTGTCAACCTCTGCAAGTATTACTTTAAGACAGAGCATGAGCCTCGAGAGTTCACCTCCTGAGGCAATCTTTGTCATGGATCTTGGAGGCTCTCCTGGATTTGCAGAGAATTCAAATTCAATATCATCAATCCCGTTCTTGGAGAGTTCAGGCAGTCTTCTGATATTTATTCTGAATATTGCCTTATCAAGGGCTACCTCCTTCAATTCGTTCTTCATTGCCTCCTCAATCCTGCGGGCAGTTTCTCTTCTTTTATCTGAAATCTCCTCGGCAAGTCTCCAGAGAATTCCTTCTTTTTCTGCAAGTTCATTTTTCAGGTCAGAAAGCACATTTTCAGAACTCTCAAGGATTTCAAGTTCTTTCTTTGCCTTTTCAAGATAGTAGAGGATTTCCTGCACTGATGGCCCGTATTTCTTTTTTAATCTCTCAATAAGGTCAAGTCTCTCATTAAGGTAATCAAGCCTTCTGGGATCTATATTATATTTTTCCCTTAGGGCACTCAGGTTACGCGATGTTTCCTCAATAAGAGGTTTTGCCTGCGAAATAATCTCAACAACTTCCTGAAGCTCGGGATCTATGTGAGCGAGTTCTTTTAATCTGTTTATGGTCTTTGCAATCTGAACAATACAGGAATTCTCAGATTCGTATAATGAACTGTGAGCGAGATTTACTGCCTCTAAGAGCTTTGCAGAATTCTTCAGTATGGCATATTCCTTTCTTAGGGATTCTTCTTCATCCGGTCTCAATCCTGCCTTTGTTATTTCATTTATCTGATATCTGAGAAGGTCTGCCCTTTGTTCTCTGTACCTGAGATCCTCTTCTATCTTTCTTATTCTTTCTTTAAGCTCTGTTACAATAGTATATACCTCACTGTATTCTTTCTTAAGACTGTCAATTACTCCAAAGGAATCAAGGAGCTCAAGCTGTCTTTCTTTATTCATCAGACTCTGGTGTTCATGCTGGCTGTGAATATCAACAAGCAATGAACCAATACTCTGGAGTGTTGAGAGATTTACCAGGTTTTCATTTATATATGCTCTGTTTTTACCCGAAGAAGAGATAATCCTTTTTAGGATAATACTGCTGTCTTCTAGTGGAAGACTTTCAGGTAGATTTATATTTTCTATATTTTCAATATCAAAAAGTGCCTGGACAGAACCCTCATCTGCTCCATATTTAAGTATCTCAGAACTTGCTCTTTCTCCGAGAGCAAGGCTAAGGGCATCGACTATTATGGATTTTCCTGCGCCTGTTTCACCTGTTAGGACATTGAGTCCTGGTTTAAAGGTTAAGATAAGATTTTCGATAATTGCCAGGTTTTTAATTGCTAATTCCTGAAGCATATAAAATTATAACATGAAGGATATGAGGGGATTCTTCCAGGGTAGTTTCAGCAGGTCTTAATATTGTATACCATTTCTTGCATTTTATGTCTTTATTGACACTAAATAGACTTGACAAAAAGGCCGAGCTTTGCTACCTTATCTTAGCAGAAAACCTTGGCTAACAAGCTTTGGAATCTTAGATGTCAATAAGGAGGATTTATCATGACTAAGGCTGAACTTGTTGAGAAGATTGCAGGCGGTGCAGGTCTTTCAAAGACTCAGGCATCTAAGGCACTTGATGCCACACTTGATGCAATCAAGGCAGCACTAAAAAAGGGCCAGAAAGTCACATTAGTCGGGTTTGGAACTTTCTCTGTTTCAAAAAGAAAAGCAAGAAAAGGTCGTAATCCGAAGACAGGTGAGGAAATCAAGATTCCGGCTATGAAAGTGCCAAGATTTACTGCAGGAAAGGCTTTTAAGGATGCCATAAAATAGGCTATGGCCTGAAGGCTAAAATTAATTGAAATCCTGAGCCTTCAGACAGAGCTAAACCTATGAGAGGAGGTGTCCCATGCTTGTTGAATTTAGCATAGTT
Proteins encoded in this region:
- the recN gene encoding DNA repair protein RecN; translation: MLQELAIKNLAIIENLILTFKPGLNVLTGETGAGKSIIVDALSLALGERASSEILKYGADEGSVQALFDIENIENINLPESLPLEDSSIILKRIISSSGKNRAYINENLVNLSTLQSIGSLLVDIHSQHEHQSLMNKERQLELLDSFGVIDSLKKEYSEVYTIVTELKERIRKIEEDLRYREQRADLLRYQINEITKAGLRPDEEESLRKEYAILKNSAKLLEAVNLAHSSLYESENSCIVQIAKTINRLKELAHIDPELQEVVEIISQAKPLIEETSRNLSALREKYNIDPRRLDYLNERLDLIERLKKKYGPSVQEILYYLEKAKKELEILESSENVLSDLKNELAEKEGILWRLAEEISDKRRETARRIEEAMKNELKEVALDKAIFRINIRRLPELSKNGIDDIEFEFSANPGEPPRSMTKIASGGELSRLMLCLKVILAEVDRIPVLIFDEVDAGIGGTVADKVGQRLKKLSKNRQILCITHLPQIASRADHHIKVEKVQKKNSVEVKVKSLSETERQEEIARMLSGKITDASLRHARELLKES
- a CDS encoding HU family DNA-binding protein, producing MTKAELVEKIAGGAGLSKTQASKALDATLDAIKAALKKGQKVTLVGFGTFSVSKRKARKGRNPKTGEEIKIPAMKVPRFTAGKAFKDAIK